A genomic stretch from Bacillus sp. N1-1 includes:
- a CDS encoding sensor histidine kinase, whose amino-acid sequence MNKSTLRWKLLKSLLFTALFTGILYFLVIQIGLFLQPGFVPLWFSLLSPFFVMMLVIFLGSYFSYKDTLSIRNRLEDISTQIITLSRGKFTEKIKLTEEDEIGRISFELNELADKLQKQVTSLQNLANQKADLAEKARGAAIIEERQRLARDLHDAVSQQLFALNMMSSASIKMMDRDIETAKSQMVDVADLASKAQVEMRALLLHLRPIHLSEDSLCVGIKKLVDELEKKSGVTFHLTLDELPELPGGIEDNLFRIVQESLGNALRHAEASVIRITVKLKKKQFLLHIKDNGKGFEMNENKKGAYGLDSMQERSDEIGGQFRVSSRPDEGTLVEVRVPLEG is encoded by the coding sequence GTGAACAAATCCACGTTAAGATGGAAATTACTTAAATCACTTCTTTTTACAGCTCTTTTTACTGGAATTCTTTATTTCCTCGTTATTCAAATCGGGTTATTTCTTCAGCCCGGCTTCGTACCGCTTTGGTTTAGTTTACTTTCACCCTTTTTCGTCATGATGCTTGTGATTTTCTTGGGGAGTTACTTCAGCTACAAAGATACCCTCTCGATTCGAAATCGACTCGAAGATATTTCTACTCAAATCATTACGTTATCGAGAGGAAAATTTACCGAAAAGATAAAACTTACAGAAGAGGATGAAATTGGACGGATTAGCTTCGAGTTAAATGAACTCGCTGACAAACTCCAGAAGCAGGTAACGTCTCTCCAAAATTTAGCTAATCAGAAAGCTGACTTAGCCGAAAAAGCCAGAGGCGCTGCCATTATTGAAGAACGTCAGCGCCTTGCTCGAGACCTTCATGATGCTGTTAGTCAACAGCTGTTTGCCTTAAATATGATGTCTTCTGCTTCTATTAAAATGATGGATCGCGATATCGAAACAGCCAAATCTCAAATGGTCGATGTGGCAGACCTCGCTAGTAAAGCACAAGTCGAAATGAGAGCGCTTCTCCTTCACCTTCGCCCGATTCATTTATCAGAAGACTCTCTTTGTGTCGGCATCAAAAAGCTTGTAGATGAGCTCGAAAAAAAATCTGGCGTAACCTTCCACCTTACGCTTGATGAACTACCGGAACTTCCTGGTGGAATTGAAGATAACTTATTCCGTATTGTTCAAGAAAGTCTCGGAAATGCTTTACGCCACGCTGAAGCTTCTGTGATTCGAATTACAGTGAAGCTGAAGAAAAAGCAGTTTTTATTACATATCAAGGATAATGGAAAAGGGTTTGAAATGAATGAAAATAAAAAAGGCGCATACGGTCTCGATTCAATGCAAGAACGTAGCGATGAAATCGGTGGACAGTTTCGTGTCTCATCTCGTCCAGATGAAGGCACATTAGTCGAAGTACGTGTGCCATTGGAGGGATAG
- a CDS encoding response regulator transcription factor — protein sequence MTDQIKMMIVDDHDMVRKGLKAYLLTEPDFQIIGEGANGKEAVSLANQLHPDVILMDLIMPEMTGIEATKEIMATLPNTKIIIITSFYDDEQVFPAIEAGAFSYLLKTASADEIIATIRKAIQDESVIEQKVAQKMMNQLRSKPKKPLHEELTKREKEVLLLIGEGKTNSQIAEELYIGLKTVKTHVSNILGKLGVNDRTQAAVYAIRNGMVR from the coding sequence ATGACAGATCAAATTAAAATGATGATAGTCGATGATCATGATATGGTACGTAAAGGGTTAAAAGCGTATCTTCTAACGGAACCGGATTTTCAAATTATTGGCGAAGGCGCAAATGGCAAAGAAGCTGTGTCGCTCGCAAATCAGCTTCATCCTGACGTGATTTTAATGGATCTCATTATGCCGGAAATGACGGGCATTGAAGCGACAAAAGAAATTATGGCCACTCTTCCAAACACAAAAATTATCATTATCACGAGCTTCTACGATGATGAACAAGTTTTTCCTGCCATTGAAGCAGGCGCTTTTAGCTACTTGCTTAAAACAGCCTCAGCGGATGAAATCATCGCTACGATTCGAAAGGCGATCCAAGATGAAAGCGTCATCGAGCAGAAAGTGGCGCAAAAAATGATGAATCAACTACGTTCGAAACCAAAGAAACCGCTACATGAAGAATTAACTAAAAGAGAAAAAGAAGTTCTTCTTTTAATTGGTGAAGGAAAAACGAATAGCCAAATTGCGGAAGAATTATATATTGGATTAAAAACGGTTAAAACCCACGTTAGTAATATCCTTGGAAAACTCGGTGTAAATGATCGCACCCAGGCCGCTGTATACGCCATCCGAAACGGTATGGTTCGGTAA
- a CDS encoding phosphatase PAP2 family protein has product MADDYKKWSELPYAGEQKPPHNPEEPYAGSWPDYYLRNQPPGRFATLNGRPIRLEIQHPSSIDWDKELKKVKHAEKHLTRKQATIAEYWGTGVASKQWTPIIDKLIDTYGVTPPRAARILAAASAGMNDAFTTAWYLKYRWNVARPNQLDHELKTLLCTPRHPTYPSGHATISGATAEILSYFFPTEKERLVELAKECADSRLYAGVHFPVDNEEGLRLGKQIGSIVASELRKEENNRGQSIDVPYRENRHTKLTPPPYKQVIDFEFDSTCDSTTENPFENQHAKQPKPKLFF; this is encoded by the coding sequence ATGGCAGACGATTATAAAAAATGGTCAGAACTTCCGTATGCTGGTGAACAAAAGCCCCCTCATAACCCAGAAGAACCTTATGCGGGATCGTGGCCGGATTACTATCTTCGTAACCAACCACCAGGGCGTTTTGCCACCCTTAACGGAAGACCAATTCGACTGGAAATCCAACACCCTTCATCCATTGATTGGGATAAGGAACTAAAAAAGGTCAAGCATGCAGAGAAACATCTAACACGGAAACAGGCAACGATAGCAGAATACTGGGGAACAGGAGTAGCAAGTAAGCAATGGACCCCTATTATCGACAAATTAATTGACACATATGGTGTGACACCTCCCCGCGCAGCAAGAATTCTAGCCGCTGCTTCAGCAGGGATGAATGATGCTTTTACAACAGCCTGGTATTTAAAGTACCGCTGGAACGTTGCAAGACCAAACCAACTAGACCATGAGTTGAAGACGCTCCTCTGTACACCGAGACATCCGACGTATCCATCCGGACATGCGACGATTAGCGGAGCAACGGCCGAGATCTTATCTTACTTCTTTCCTACTGAAAAGGAGCGATTAGTCGAGCTCGCCAAAGAGTGTGCTGACTCAAGGTTGTACGCCGGCGTTCATTTCCCTGTTGATAATGAAGAAGGTCTTCGCCTCGGGAAGCAAATTGGTTCTATCGTAGCGTCAGAGCTAAGAAAAGAAGAGAATAACCGTGGTCAATCCATCGACGTCCCATATCGAGAAAATCGTCACACGAAATTAACTCCTCCGCCATACAAACAGGTTATTGATTTCGAATTTGATTCAACCTGTGATTCAACTACAGAAAATCCATTTGAAAACCAGCATGCGAAACAACCAAAACCTAAACTCTTTTTCTAA
- the modA gene encoding molybdate ABC transporter substrate-binding protein: MKRIFLLIALIISGCQSPQSEPASITVAAATSLSDAMNELNTLYEQEHPNTDITLNLASSGVLANQIKQGAPTDVFVSASESHFQSVKKEDLLNPDYQTPLLKNKLVLIKSRSSNLANFEQLASRSLKRVAIGIPETVPAGAYAKQALQFANVWEQLEEELIFGKDVRQVLTYVETGNADAGIVYKTDYRSSKNVDLVEEVPEQAYSPIIYPAGVVRGASKEATNYYTFLQSKEAKAIFETYGFQSDVSSDD; this comes from the coding sequence ATGAAACGCATATTTCTCTTGATCGCATTGATCATTTCAGGATGTCAATCGCCTCAATCAGAGCCAGCTAGTATAACCGTGGCCGCAGCTACAAGTTTAAGTGATGCGATGAACGAACTTAATACCCTTTATGAACAAGAACATCCTAACACAGACATCACATTAAATCTTGCTTCTTCCGGAGTACTGGCCAATCAAATCAAACAGGGTGCTCCAACTGATGTTTTTGTTTCTGCATCCGAATCTCATTTTCAGTCTGTGAAAAAGGAAGATTTACTAAACCCTGACTATCAGACTCCATTACTGAAGAATAAACTCGTACTTATTAAAAGCCGTTCATCTAATCTCGCAAATTTTGAACAATTAGCTTCTCGAAGCTTGAAGCGAGTAGCGATTGGAATACCTGAAACCGTTCCTGCAGGAGCTTATGCAAAACAAGCACTGCAATTCGCGAACGTATGGGAGCAATTAGAAGAAGAGCTGATCTTCGGTAAGGATGTTCGTCAGGTATTAACATACGTTGAAACAGGCAATGCGGACGCGGGGATTGTGTATAAAACAGATTATCGTTCTTCAAAAAACGTTGACCTTGTAGAAGAAGTTCCTGAACAAGCGTATTCACCGATCATTTATCCAGCTGGCGTCGTGCGTGGTGCTAGTAAAGAAGCAACGAACTATTATACTTTCCTACAAAGTAAAGAAGCAAAAGCGATTTTTGAAACATACGGTTTCCAAAGTGATGTGAGTTCCGATGACTGA
- the modB gene encoding molybdate ABC transporter permease subunit, translating to MTDFLDPILISLKISLVASIIVTVLGISVSRLMAGRTFRGKSIIDTVIMLPLVLPPSVVGFILLVLFGASSPIGQWIEAVFQHPLVFTWQAGVIAASVVAFPLMYQSAKVGFEAVDRDIEDAARVDGAGNWTVLRMISIPLASNALISGIILSFARALGEFGATLMFAGNLPGKTQTMPTAIYVAIDSGQMNLAWAWVLVTIFLSTVMLLLSYRVTVKM from the coding sequence ATGACTGATTTCCTTGATCCCATTCTCATATCTCTAAAAATTTCGCTTGTTGCAAGCATCATCGTAACGGTATTAGGTATTTCGGTAAGTCGCCTCATGGCTGGAAGAACGTTTCGCGGAAAAAGCATCATCGATACGGTCATTATGCTTCCACTCGTTCTTCCACCATCGGTCGTTGGGTTTATCCTACTCGTTCTTTTTGGCGCTTCAAGTCCAATAGGTCAGTGGATTGAAGCAGTGTTTCAACACCCACTTGTTTTCACATGGCAAGCCGGCGTAATTGCTGCAAGCGTCGTTGCGTTTCCTTTGATGTATCAATCTGCTAAAGTCGGTTTTGAAGCGGTGGATCGCGATATTGAGGACGCTGCTCGTGTGGATGGCGCAGGGAATTGGACCGTATTACGAATGATTTCTATTCCGCTCGCTTCCAATGCTCTTATTTCTGGCATCATCTTAAGCTTCGCCCGCGCTTTAGGGGAATTTGGGGCAACGTTAATGTTCGCGGGAAACCTTCCTGGAAAAACACAAACAATGCCAACAGCGATATATGTGGCCATTGATTCAGGTCAAATGAACCTTGCCTGGGCATGGGTTTTGGTCACCATCTTCCTTTCAACTGTTATGCTTTTACTTTCTTATCGTGTAACCGTTAAAATGTAA
- a CDS encoding YiiX/YebB-like N1pC/P60 family cysteine hydrolase: MTADRYVNLTVKNYQSVRSAIQTGDLLLCSGSYPVSKIIQNVSNSKFSHVALLFHWMDRIMLLESVESFGVRMVPLSHYFNDYRNSGQPYKGKLYLIRHTQVESLDDIKRNAMLKRGADLTGKFYDIEEILKILASVVIDDLESIPNDKYICSEFIQECYQKAGISFQDDGRGFIYPEHIASDPAVRPLYKLVP, from the coding sequence ATGACAGCCGATCGCTACGTTAACTTAACCGTTAAAAACTATCAATCTGTCCGCAGCGCTATTCAAACGGGTGATCTTCTCCTTTGTAGCGGTTCTTATCCTGTTAGTAAAATCATTCAAAATGTATCGAATTCGAAATTTAGTCACGTTGCCCTCTTATTTCACTGGATGGATCGCATTATGTTGCTTGAAAGCGTTGAAAGCTTTGGGGTTCGAATGGTGCCTCTATCCCACTATTTCAATGATTATCGTAATTCAGGTCAGCCTTATAAAGGAAAACTGTATCTCATTCGCCATACCCAGGTAGAAAGTCTAGATGACATCAAACGGAATGCGATGTTAAAAAGAGGCGCTGATTTAACGGGGAAATTTTACGACATTGAAGAAATTCTTAAAATTCTTGCTAGCGTCGTCATCGATGACCTGGAATCCATCCCTAATGATAAATACATTTGTTCCGAATTTATTCAAGAATGTTATCAAAAAGCAGGTATCTCATTCCAAGATGATGGTCGTGGATTCATTTATCCAGAGCATATCGCAAGCGATCCCGCTGTGCGCCCGCTATATAAATTGGTTCCATAA
- a CDS encoding N-acetylmuramoyl-L-alanine amidase, with translation MTLIVIDPGHGGSDSGATYKNVQEKNFNLEISHMIRDHLVSTYEVNVVLTRETDKTLELKQRTDFANALKADFFLSIHNNASGGSGFETFIFNGTVPNETVQLQTSIHNKVARDILKKYNILDRGKKRANFHVLRETKMNALLIEVLFVDNEKDLNLLTNPSFIMDVSTVIADAIAEALKIPFKSKPIEGTLYKVIAGSFSDRENAETTLNKLIQKGFGAFISTTVIDKKTFYRIQAGAFTDKANAEALVAKLIKEGFESFILTEYGMASLISSVTLKADKGYEIQGDAVLNAKQMDAYVRTINPGAPELAELYLSHSKIYNIRGDIAYAQALHETNFFRFTGDVKPEQNNFAGIGATGGGANGATFPNASTGVLAHIQHLYAYASKSPIPAFDQKVDPRFDLVTRGSATTWKALNGKWAVPGTTYGQLILALYKKMLESALIEVEKERNTLKTTIENLEI, from the coding sequence GTGACTTTAATTGTCATTGATCCAGGGCACGGTGGTTCAGATTCAGGTGCTACGTATAAAAATGTTCAGGAGAAAAATTTTAACCTGGAGATTTCGCACATGATTCGAGATCATCTTGTTTCAACGTACGAAGTTAATGTGGTGTTAACTCGCGAAACGGATAAAACGCTTGAACTAAAACAAAGAACTGATTTTGCTAATGCATTAAAGGCAGATTTCTTCCTAAGCATTCACAATAACGCTTCTGGGGGAAGTGGATTTGAAACCTTTATTTTTAATGGTACTGTTCCAAATGAAACGGTTCAACTACAGACGAGCATTCACAATAAAGTCGCAAGAGATATCTTAAAGAAATACAACATTTTAGACCGAGGTAAGAAACGGGCAAATTTTCACGTGTTGCGTGAAACGAAGATGAACGCTTTGCTTATTGAAGTTCTCTTTGTTGATAATGAAAAAGACCTCAACCTTCTAACCAATCCTTCATTTATCATGGATGTCTCGACTGTAATTGCTGATGCTATAGCTGAAGCTTTGAAGATTCCATTCAAGTCCAAACCAATTGAGGGTACGTTGTATAAAGTAATTGCCGGGTCTTTTAGTGATCGAGAAAATGCTGAAACCACTCTTAATAAACTGATCCAAAAAGGGTTTGGTGCATTCATATCAACGACCGTCATTGACAAGAAAACATTTTACAGGATTCAGGCAGGCGCTTTCACTGACAAAGCAAATGCAGAAGCTCTCGTTGCGAAATTAATAAAAGAAGGGTTTGAATCCTTTATTCTCACTGAATATGGAATGGCTTCATTGATTTCTTCTGTCACTCTTAAGGCAGACAAAGGCTATGAAATACAGGGAGATGCTGTGTTAAACGCTAAACAAATGGATGCTTACGTAAGAACCATTAATCCAGGGGCACCGGAATTAGCTGAACTATACTTGTCACATAGTAAAATATATAACATTCGAGGCGATATCGCTTATGCGCAAGCGCTTCATGAAACAAATTTCTTTCGTTTTACAGGCGACGTTAAGCCTGAGCAAAATAACTTTGCTGGAATCGGTGCAACTGGAGGAGGAGCCAATGGGGCAACGTTCCCTAATGCATCAACCGGAGTTCTTGCTCATATTCAGCATCTTTATGCTTATGCGTCGAAGTCACCAATTCCTGCTTTTGACCAAAAAGTGGATCCGCGCTTTGACCTCGTAACTCGTGGATCAGCAACAACGTGGAAAGCATTGAATGGAAAATGGGCTGTTCCTGGAACCACCTACGGTCAGCTCATTCTCGCTTTGTACAAAAAAATGTTAGAATCTGCTCTAATAGAAGTTGAAAAAGAGCGTAACACGTTGAAGACGACGATCGAAAACTTGGAAATTTAA
- a CDS encoding STAS domain-containing protein gives MSKLQDHIMNHLSCGVLAIDLNYRVIQVNDLGENILKVKRNEILGESVYDIFPFAPEEVRHVERTVQTGEEYFIEAMPYQWGKFNLYLTVQTKVLRDSNKMYGAMVEFRDMTHVYKKQEELIERMEDMAVNVIPLMDQLGLLPIQPVVEEVGFHYLLDIGLQKVADMKVDTLIMDLSSITYLNDDFTEMIAKLCGSLNLLGVDIMITGVRPETALRWVSSGTDYIKTTYHPHVQAALSTYKNSR, from the coding sequence TTGAGTAAATTGCAGGATCATATAATGAATCATTTATCATGTGGCGTTCTGGCTATTGATTTGAATTATCGTGTAATTCAGGTGAATGATTTGGGAGAGAATATTTTAAAAGTGAAACGGAACGAGATACTAGGTGAAAGTGTGTACGATATTTTTCCTTTTGCCCCAGAAGAAGTGCGTCATGTGGAGCGGACGGTTCAAACAGGAGAAGAGTATTTTATTGAAGCGATGCCTTACCAGTGGGGAAAGTTCAATCTATATTTAACAGTTCAAACGAAGGTGTTAAGGGATTCGAACAAGATGTATGGCGCAATGGTAGAATTTCGAGATATGACACATGTTTATAAAAAGCAAGAAGAATTGATTGAACGCATGGAAGATATGGCCGTCAACGTCATTCCGCTCATGGATCAACTTGGACTGTTGCCGATTCAACCTGTCGTGGAAGAAGTGGGCTTTCATTATCTACTTGATATCGGACTTCAAAAAGTAGCCGATATGAAGGTCGATACGCTTATTATGGACTTATCTTCTATTACGTATTTAAATGACGACTTTACAGAGATGATTGCAAAGCTTTGCGGCTCGTTAAATCTTCTCGGTGTGGATATTATGATTACTGGCGTTAGGCCTGAGACTGCGCTAAGGTGGGTATCATCAGGTACGGATTACATAAAAACAACCTATCATCCTCATGTTCAGGCGGCTCTTTCGACATATAAAAATAGTAGATAA
- a CDS encoding sulfite oxidase-like oxidoreductase has protein sequence MYFGREKEQNSHRTPPNQRVTTGWPVLHVGNVPYYEKDLSNWDLRIGGLVDHPTVFSFQELLSLPEASKRNDIHCVTGWSKFDNEWEGIATRTIAEHVGIRKEAKFVMVEAEEGWTTNLPLKDFLAETSLLAYKHNGEVLTPEHGYPFRLVIPHLYFWKSAKWIRAIKFRSENQQGFWERNGYHMYGDPWKEQRFAWD, from the coding sequence ATGTACTTTGGAAGAGAAAAGGAACAGAACAGTCATCGCACGCCGCCTAATCAGCGCGTCACGACGGGATGGCCGGTTCTTCACGTAGGTAACGTTCCGTATTATGAGAAAGATTTGTCTAACTGGGACTTAAGAATAGGAGGACTTGTAGATCACCCTACTGTTTTTTCGTTTCAGGAGTTGCTTTCTTTACCTGAAGCATCAAAAAGAAATGACATCCACTGTGTAACTGGGTGGTCTAAGTTTGATAACGAGTGGGAAGGGATTGCCACTAGGACAATTGCGGAGCATGTAGGTATTCGAAAAGAAGCAAAATTCGTTATGGTCGAAGCAGAAGAAGGATGGACAACGAACCTTCCGCTTAAGGACTTTCTTGCCGAAACAAGTTTGCTTGCCTACAAACATAACGGAGAAGTGTTAACCCCAGAACACGGATATCCATTTAGGCTAGTTATTCCACATTTGTACTTTTGGAAAAGTGCAAAGTGGATCCGAGCCATTAAATTTCGTTCAGAAAACCAGCAGGGATTTTGGGAACGAAATGGTTATCATATGTATGGAGACCCGTGGAAAGAACAGCGCTTTGCATGGGACTAA
- a CDS encoding Na+/H+ antiporter family protein, translated as MNAVILAVLIMLGLSLFRIHVVVALVVGAIAGGLLGGLSLDDTITAFSSGLGGGATVALSYALLGSFAVGLTRTGLPELIVERALKLVNRQGGDRKKGLAKVLILFIILLISCFSQNLVPVHIAFIPILIPPILQVLNELGLDRRAVAAVLTFGLTAPYILLPAGFGKIFHEILQSNMADSGMDIELSSIPTAMLLPTAGLVVGLVIAVFVSYRKPRTYKQLSIAQEDSPETYTYSKRSIIFASIAVLVTLAVQIPTESMILGALSGIIVLYVTGSIRLSESEAILTDGMKMMAFIGFVMLAANGFAEVLRQTGEVESLVTQASGLIGDNKALAALLMLIVGLFITMGIGSSFSTIPIIAAIYVPLAMELGFSPMATIALVGTAAALGDAGSPASDSTLGPTSGLNADGQHNHIWDTVVPTFLHYNIPLILFGWIAAMIF; from the coding sequence ATGAATGCCGTTATTCTTGCTGTTTTAATTATGCTAGGCCTTAGCCTATTTCGTATACATGTTGTCGTCGCTCTTGTCGTCGGCGCAATCGCTGGTGGTCTACTTGGAGGATTATCTCTTGATGATACCATTACAGCGTTTAGTTCTGGCCTTGGAGGCGGAGCTACCGTCGCATTGAGCTATGCATTACTTGGAAGCTTTGCCGTTGGTCTTACTCGCACCGGACTACCTGAATTGATCGTAGAACGTGCGTTAAAACTCGTTAATCGCCAGGGCGGGGATCGGAAGAAAGGGCTCGCAAAAGTACTTATTCTTTTTATCATTCTTTTGATTTCTTGTTTCTCACAAAACCTTGTTCCTGTACACATTGCGTTCATCCCGATTCTAATTCCACCAATTCTTCAAGTGTTAAATGAACTTGGACTAGATCGTCGGGCCGTTGCAGCCGTACTAACATTTGGTTTAACTGCGCCATATATTCTTTTGCCTGCTGGATTTGGGAAAATATTTCACGAAATCCTTCAGTCAAATATGGCTGATAGCGGGATGGATATTGAACTCTCTTCGATTCCAACCGCAATGCTTTTGCCAACGGCTGGTCTTGTTGTAGGTCTCGTGATTGCTGTATTCGTTTCGTACCGCAAACCTAGGACATATAAACAGCTTTCCATTGCTCAGGAGGATTCGCCTGAAACGTATACCTATTCAAAAAGGTCGATCATTTTTGCGTCTATAGCTGTTCTCGTGACACTAGCAGTTCAAATTCCCACTGAATCTATGATCCTTGGCGCATTATCAGGGATAATCGTTCTTTATGTAACAGGAAGCATCCGCTTATCTGAGTCAGAGGCCATTTTAACCGACGGAATGAAAATGATGGCGTTTATCGGATTTGTTATGCTTGCTGCGAATGGTTTTGCAGAAGTGTTAAGACAAACGGGAGAAGTTGAATCTCTAGTTACACAGGCATCAGGATTAATTGGAGATAATAAAGCCTTAGCTGCACTTCTAATGTTAATCGTTGGATTGTTTATTACAATGGGGATCGGGTCATCGTTCTCCACCATTCCAATCATCGCAGCCATTTACGTTCCACTCGCAATGGAACTTGGGTTTAGCCCAATGGCAACGATTGCGCTTGTAGGAACAGCTGCAGCACTCGGTGACGCTGGTTCTCCTGCATCTGATAGTACACTTGGACCAACGTCAGGATTAAATGCCGACGGCCAACATAATCACATATGGGACACGGTAGTGCCAACATTTTTACACTACAACATTCCACTCATCTTATTTGGCTGGATAGCCGCGATGATATTTTAA
- a CDS encoding divergent PAP2 family protein, with translation MDILLNFPLWAALFGVVFAQFLKVPIYFIATKQINWSLFNATGGMPSSHSAATTALATGVGLETGLDSPIFAVAAMFSIIVMFDSTGVRRQTGEQAIVLNQLVMNFNRFVSEAKNWQQKQEREKIEELKELLGHKPIEVLVGGLLGIISTLILYYFFQLA, from the coding sequence ATGGATATTTTGTTAAACTTTCCGCTCTGGGCAGCGCTATTCGGCGTTGTGTTTGCGCAGTTCTTAAAAGTACCGATCTACTTTATTGCTACAAAACAAATTAATTGGTCCTTATTTAATGCCACAGGTGGGATGCCAAGCTCTCACTCCGCTGCCACAACAGCGTTAGCGACTGGTGTTGGCCTTGAAACAGGGCTGGATTCACCTATTTTCGCCGTTGCTGCAATGTTCAGTATTATCGTCATGTTCGATTCCACAGGCGTTCGTAGGCAAACGGGGGAACAGGCGATTGTCTTAAACCAACTTGTGATGAATTTTAATAGATTTGTATCTGAAGCCAAAAACTGGCAGCAAAAACAGGAGCGAGAAAAGATTGAAGAATTAAAAGAATTGCTTGGCCATAAGCCTATTGAAGTTCTTGTCGGTGGTTTACTTGGTATCATCTCAACTTTAATTCTCTATTACTTTTTTCAACTTGCTTAA